The following nucleotide sequence is from Paracrocinitomix mangrovi.
ATTCCATCTTCAACACCTGCAGGGATGTTAATCTCTACAGTTTCTTCTTGTCTTTTAAGACCTTGAGCATCTACCCCTGAAGGGCGTTTGCTAATAATTTTACCGGTACCTCTACAAGTTTGACAAGTGCTTTGCGTTTGCATTGCACCAAGCATGGTTTGAGTTACTCTAATTACTCTTCCTTGCCCTTTACAAGTGCTACAAGTATTATAGGTTACACCTTCTGCATTGACCAGCTTATTAACCTTAATCTTCTTTTTAACTCCGGTAGCAACTTCTTTCAAAGTCAATTTGATCTTGATTCTAAGATCTGAACCTCTGGCAACTCTTTGACCTCTTCCGCCTCCAAAGCCACCTCTGCTCCCACCACCAAAAGCGCCACCAAAAATATCACCAAACTGATCGAAGATATCATCCATATTCATTCCTCCGAATCCACCTCCGCCACCGGCAGCACCGCTCACACCCTGATGACCAAACTGATCATATCTTGATCTTTTATCAGGATCAGACAAAATTTCATAGGCTTCAGCAGCTTCTTTGAACTTTTCTTCAGCTTCTTTATCGTCAGGATTTCTATCCGGGTGATACTTTAATGCAATTTTACGGTAAGCTTTTTTGATCTCCTTTTCATCAGAAGATTTGCTTACGCCCAAAACATCATAATAATCTCTTTTGTTACTCATCTTCTAGTATACGCTTATTGTCCTACTACTACTTTAGCATATCTTAAAACATGCCCTTTCAAGTTGTATCCTCTTTCAATTACGTCAACAACTTTACCCTTCATATCATCAGAGACCGGAATTTGAGTAATTGCCTCATGCTTATCTGCATCAAACACATCTCCCTTAGCCTCCATTGGCTCCAATCCTTTCGCTTCTAACTTATGCTTTAACTTATGTTGAATCAGTTTAAAACCTTCTCTTAAAGCTTCAGGATCTGAAATATTCTCATTGTTGGCAATTGCTCTTTCAAAATCATCTAACACTTCCAACAATTCTTTAATTACATCACCACTGGCACTGCCAATGATATCAGCTTTTTCTTTTATAGTTCTCTTTCTGAAATTGTCAAAATCCGAATACAATCTCAAATACTTATCGTTTAACTCTTTGTATTGTGCTTCCAATGAATTGTCTGATTTATTTTCGGATTGCTCAGAATTTTCATCTGAATTTTGCGTGTGCTCTTCTTGAGCATTTACATTCTCTTGTTCGTCTATTTCGTCTGTTTTATCTTTCTTTCTAGCCATTCCAAAAATATTTTAATTACACATTGTCAAAAAGGTTGCCAATTAAGGTATTAGGACATTGTGTCACAAAATGTCATAATTCACCAAATTTAGGCCTGCAAATTTGTCAATAATAAAGGGAGTAAGCTACTTTCTTGTGAAATATTTATCTACGAATTCCACTTTTTTGAGTCTTGTCATTAACCCAAATAAAACCATGGCAATAGACAAGAAAGATGATAATCTACCAATTACACTCTCGTATTTTGTAAAAAAAGTAAACTCTTCATTTTTATTGATTGATTCAGACAAAGTTCCGTATTCATTCCATCCCAATTCTGAAATTATCTCTCCTCTTTGATCAATAAAACATGAAATTCCTGTGTTAGCAGATCTAGCAACAGACCTTCTGTTTTCTATTGCTCTAATTTGTGAAAACATTCTGTGTTGCTTGTATCCCGGAGTATCTCTCCACCAACCATCATTGGTAATCACACAAATAATTCCCGCACCTTTTCTAACAAAACGACTAGTTAGGTCACCATAAACGGATTCGTAACAAATAAGCGGTGCAAAATCTACTCCTTTAGCTTCAAAATTAATTGGCTCCTCACCTATTCCAAGCAAACCGCTTGTTCCTCCTAATTCCACTGAGTACTCAGCTAAAAATGGAAACATATCTAAAAATGGAAGCTTTTCACCTCCAAGTACCAATTCCGATTTATGGTAAATCTGCAATGGCATATCTGACTGTACCAGCAAAGCAGTATTATAATTTTCCTGACAATTACCATTTCCTAAATCCCTACAAGCTATACCTCTTTCTCCTTCAAACAATTTATAGGTATCTGCCCCTATTATCCATGGAATATCTCCATGTGTTTTTATAAATTCTTTTACCGCTAAAATATGTGGATGAAATTCTAAATTTTCTTCATTTTTTGACCATGGAATAGCCGTTTCAGGCAGCACCACAATATCTGTTTGATCATTAATGGCACTTTCTGCAGCACTGAACATTTTAGCCAATTGTGTTTCAACCGGAGTGTAAAATTTCTCTGTATGCGCTTCTACATTTGGTTGAACAATTACAATGTTTACCGGATTTTCCTCTTCTTCATAGTTATAATAAATGATTAAACTACTTACAATTGGAATGACAATGCTTAACCCAAGGAACAAGATATTTGGCGTTTGTATTTTCAAGCTCTCCTTCTTGAAAAAGACATTTCTGATAATAATGTAAACAACAATATTTACGATTAAAATCCACATGCTTCCACCTGCTACACCGGAATATTCATACCATTGAATTAGTTTAGGAGATGTGCCAAAAACATGTCCAATATTCAACCATGGCCAAGATAATTCCCAATAATAATGAACGTGTTCAAAGCCTAGCCAAAGCACAAAAAATGAAAACAATCCTCTATTATCTTCTAATTGGCGACTTAAAAAACCAAACAATCCCATTACAAATGCCATAAGTAAAGCATTGGCAAAAACGGCCATATACATACCCTCTTCAGATGCATAATAAATCCACCAGACAGTGATTGCATTGAATATCAAAAAGGTTAAATAGTTTAATCCAAAACGAATTAAAATTCTTCCTTTTCGCTTGTTTTCATTCAGTTGATGATTGATAATCAACAATGGAACAAAAGCTATAAACATCAAAGGAAAAACACCTCCGGTAAAAGGAAAACCAACACCTAACATCAAACCCGAAAGGATTGACAAGATTAAAAGGTGAATGATTTTTAGTTTCATGACCCCAAATTTAATGAATAGAATGGCAGCAGGATTGATTTTTTGTTAATTCAATTAAAAGTGTTACCAAATTAGATATTTATGTAACCAGAACTCAACAAAATCAGTATAATCATCCAGCTAATGAGTACAAATAAACGCTTACTATACAAAGATTTAGATGCATTGAGATTCTTTGCATTTGTACCGATATATATTTCATGTGTACTCTTTGCCGTTGATACAAAAGAAAATACTTTTATCTCTGACATAGCAGGAATCAGTGGTTATATCGCTCAAAATAGTATAGATTTTTTCTTTTTCCTTTCTTCATTTTTGATTACCGCGCAAGGACTCAGAGAATACAAGTACACCAAAAGATTTTCAGTAAAGTACTTTTTTATTCGAAGATTAATTAGGATGCTTCCTTTAATGGGACTACTTATTATTTTTGGTTTTATCATTCATCCTTGGATTCACACTACATTGAAATTAACACCGATTAATTTCCCTTCTATAAAATACTTTTTGCTGATGACTCCCAATTATGGAGGAGTGGAAATTTCAGAGCATTTTATATATCTGGGAGTCTTGATAACACTGTATATGTTTATGCAATTCTACCTGGTATGGGGACTTGTTTTAAAATTCTTTTCACAGCAAATTAAATATATCGCTTATGGTTTGATAGGGATAGGAATTGCAGCAAGATTGTATCACATACTTTTAAATGAACCTTATGTTTTTGACACTTTAAGCATGGGGATTCCCATAGGAATTGGTGCTTTAATAGCAAACACTGCCCGAAAAGAACCAAGATTGGTGGATATTATCAAGCAAGTTGAAAAAAGCACCCTTTTAATCGTATACGGTATTGGAATTGTAAGTATTCTAGTAGGTTATTTGTTTCTTGCGAACACGTATTTTTCAGTGATCGTACCGATTATCACTTCATTTTTCTTTGGTTTTGTTGTATTGGAACAAACCTATTGTAAGCACTCCTACATAAAATTCAGAAGGAATAAATTGCTCAGTAGACTTGGAAAAATAAGCTATGGATTAATTGTTTATAGCTCGATCTGTATTGTACTTTGCGTGATTTCTGTCTTGTCCTTGAGTGTAGAATTAAACTCACTTCCAATACAATTAATCATTGGGGCTGTTAGTTTTTTAATTGCGTGGCTAATGGCGGATATCAGCTACAATTATTTTGAGCGCCCAATTTTGAGTATTAAATCAGATTTTAAGAGGATTTAAGCTGCTCTAATTCATCAGCAGAATTTTCCCAAATTGACATTTGTTCATTCAGTTTTTCCTGCAATTCTTTTAGCGTATTAGCAGTTTCTCTGTAACTAGTATCTTCACTGTAACCGGCAGCTTCTAATTCAGCTGTTTTTAAAGCTATTTCAGCTTCTAAAATCTCAATTTCAATTTCTGCACTTTTGATGGCACTTTCTAATTTTCTCAACTGAGCCTTTTCTTCTTTTGTCGCCTGGTAATCTTGTTTTGTTTCAGATTTCTCAGTTACAATTTCCTTTGCAGGATTACTGTTTTTTATTTCTTCTCCGTCAAACCTTTTCAAGAATTCGTTGACTCCGAAATAATGTGTTTTGATGCTTGTTGGATGAATCTCCCAAATCATATTACTCAAACCATCTAAAAAATCACGGTCGTGAGAAACCAGCAACAAAGTTCCTTCATATTGCTTCAAAGCATCCTTTAATATCTCTTTACTTTGAATATCTAGGTGATTGGTAGGCTCATCCATGATGAGTAGATTAAAATCTGCAAACAACAATTTACAAATCGCTAACCTTGTACGTTCTCCCCCCGATAATACTTTTACATACTTATCTACATCCTCACCACTGAAAAGAAAAGCACCTAAAATAGATCTGATGTCCTTACGTTTTTCTCCCTTGGCAATGGCGTCAATTGTTTCAAATACAGTTTTTTCAGGATCAAGTGTTTCGGCTGAATCCTGAGCAAAGTAACCGATAGAAACATTGTGACCGTATTCAACCTCTCCGTCAAAATCAATTGATTTAGTAATACACTTAATCAAGGTTGATTTACCTACTCCATTTGGCCCCAACAAAGCAATCTTTTCTCCCCTACTCAACAATACATCCAAATTGGAAAAGATCTTTTTGTCTCCGTATGTTTTTGATAATTTTTTAATATCCAAAACTCTCTTTCCTGAAGGGTTGGAGAGTGTAAATTTCACATTAAAAGCGGCTCTTTCAATATTGTCAATTTCAATGCGATCAACTTTTTCTAATTTCTTGATCAAACTCTGAGCAAACGAGGCTTTACTAGCTTTTGCTCTGTATTTATCAATTAATTGTTCTGTTCTTTTAATCTCTCTGTCTTGATTCTTTTTAGCCTGCATTACTCGCTCCATCTCCTCTGCATGCAATACTAAATACTTAGAGTAATTACACTTATAATCATACAATCTTTGATTCGCAATTTCAATTGTACGATTGGTAACATTATCTAAAAAACGTCTGTCGTGAGAAATTAACACCAATCCTCCTTTGAAGTTTTTTAAATAATTCTCCAGCCATTGAATAGACACAATATCCAAGTGGTTTGTAGGCTCATCTATTAGTAAAACATCCGGATTGTTCACCAAAAGTTTTGCTAACTCCACTCTCATCTGCCAACCTCCACTAAAACTTCCTATGGCATTATCAATTTCATCTCTCTTAAAACCTAACCCTTTCAACACCTGCTCAATCTTTTCATCTAAAGAAAAAGCATCCAAAACAGTTAAGCGATCATTCAATTCTGTAACCTCTTCAATCAATGATGCATACTCATCAGATTCGTAGTCTGTACGAGTGGTTAACTCACTGTTTACAAAATCCAATCTGTCTTGTAATTTGGCTACTTCTTCATTGGATTTTTGAATATAGGCACGAACACTTATGTCCTTTGGAATTTCAATATCCTGTGTCAGATATCCTAATGTGATACCTTTTTCATGAGCCACAGTACCTGCTGAGGGTTGAATTCTTTTGGAAATAATCCCCAACAAGGTTGATTTACCAACCCCATTTTTTCCGGTTAATCCAATTTTATCACCTCTATCAATAAATAATGAGATGTCTTTGTATAAATACCCCTGAGGTAAATGATATGATAAAGCGCCGATTGTAACCATAAATCGGCGCAAAGTTAAGAACTAAATATGTCATCTGATTAAAAACTCCATAAGTTATGTTCCATATTGGAAATTTTCTCCTCAATTCTTTCAGATTCAAGCAATGCTTCTTGCCCTGCATTGTATTCATTAATGAATCTATCATAAATGTTAGACTCCTTAATTACATAGCTCTGGAACATTCTTTTTTGAAACAAATCATCAAATGACATTCTTTGAGCATCATTGTGACGATTTTGAACAAAAAAGTTCTGAAGTTTATACTTTGCTTGTGGATAATACACCCAAAACAGCTCTTTCATTCCTATAATATTTCCATCAGGATCTTTTTCATAAACACAAGGTGCAATTCCTATAATTCTCGGCTCAACAATTGATCTTTCCTTATCAAAAAACCAATCTTCCTTGATGTGATATTGGACGATATCTTCAGATTTATACCAAAAATATTCTCTGGGATAGTAAACCACTTCTCCTCTAGTATTCATTGAATCTATGGTTGGATCGAGCACACACTTTACAACAACTCTTGGCGAGAAAAAGTCTGTGTATCCAAAATACCCTTCTTTAATAAAGTCTCTGTAAACAGAATCTGTGTAAAAATTCCCTTTGATAGATGAACCATATTGCTCTGCTGTAATTGGATATTTGAATTGATCTCCATCTTTCCAATCAACCCAATCCGGATTATAGGGAGAGTACATAGTGATGTCTCCTTTGAGAATAAAATGTAACAACACTGTCCAAAGGCTCCAACGCGTGCTATTTTTTTTCCAGTTCCATTCACCCACCATTTCATCTCCAGGTTGAATATCATCTAAAGGATAGTATAAAGTATGATTCATTTTTTGCCTTAAATCAATGGCTCTCCATACTCTTTTGCTCCACATCACATCCCTTTCACTTACACTTTCATAAACCAGGGGTTTCTTAGTAGGAATATGTTCTTGAATATAAACTCCATCCAGAACTCCGGGTGCAGGAGTATTGATGGGTCCGTTAATGTCATTGCTTTGTGCTAGGCTCAATTGACAAGATGTCGCCAAAAGAGCTGAAAAAATCAGTCTTCTCATAAAATTCGTTTTGGGTCTGCCATGAGGCAGTGTTCGTATTACTTTTCAAAACAAATAACGAGAAGACTGACTGTGGTTACTATTAACGTTTTACTTTAAAGCTAAAAGACTCTCTTTTGGTTATTCCAGAAGGATCTCTATATGATACTTCTCCTGAAATGGTTTTTCCTCTACATTGATTTAATATGCTACCTGCATCTGAACTAATTCTTCCACCAGGTAAGATCTTTTTAGCTCCACCTACTCCTTCAACTCGTATCTCACCTCCAGTAATATCAAACTTAACACCGGTAAGGGTAATGGATTCGTCATAAGCCAATCGGACTTGTGAAAAATTCTTTCCTTGAACGTATTGAATATCTGAACCATTAATTGCACCATCAATGGTTAGTTCAGGTCCGGGTAACGGAACACATTTAAATTCAAATGAACCTAAACTGGTGGTTGTACCATCCTCATTTCTACCCACTACTCCAATGGTTGCTCTTCTGGTTCCTCTTTCTACCTTAGCAAGCATTTTTCCATTTTTGCGCTCAATTCTGCATCCGGATGTAGAAACTGAAATGTTTTCAGATGGAAAACCGGAACCGGTAGCTTCGATAACGTTGTCATATCCCCAATAAAGCACACGCATTTCAGGCTGAGCAACAACTCCCATTGGTTGACCTACGGTATAATTAAATTCCCATGGCCTCCAGGTTCTGTCACCTCTTTCATTTACACCAATAACACCCTTCACTCTATGTTCACCCGGAGATTGACCCGATAAACTTAAGCCTCCTTTTGTTTCTTTCCATCTTTCAGGAATTGTGTCTCCATCAATACCGTATTTGATTACTGCAATGTCATTGGTATCATAGGCTGCGATCATCACTCTTAAACCCAATGAATCACCTTGATTAATATATGCCGTTTGTGCAATTGGCATTGGTTCAATTTTATTAAAATCAAACATTGGTGCATCAATCTTGGAAACAAAATAAGCAGCTG
It contains:
- the dnaJ gene encoding molecular chaperone DnaJ produces the protein MSNKRDYYDVLGVSKSSDEKEIKKAYRKIALKYHPDRNPDDKEAEEKFKEAAEAYEILSDPDKRSRYDQFGHQGVSGAAGGGGGFGGMNMDDIFDQFGDIFGGAFGGGSRGGFGGGRGQRVARGSDLRIKIKLTLKEVATGVKKKIKVNKLVNAEGVTYNTCSTCKGQGRVIRVTQTMLGAMQTQSTCQTCRGTGKIISKRPSGVDAQGLKRQEETVEINIPAGVEDGMQLKVGGKGNAGPFDGVPGDLLVVIEEEKNDTLQRDGSNLHFEAYVSFVDAALGNSMEVPLVEGRAKIKIEPGTQSGKMLRLKGKGLPSVHGYGTGDLFVHINVWTPKKLSSDEKDILEKLGESDNFKPKPGKKEQGFFSKMKDFFAG
- a CDS encoding nucleotide exchange factor GrpE produces the protein MARKKDKTDEIDEQENVNAQEEHTQNSDENSEQSENKSDNSLEAQYKELNDKYLRLYSDFDNFRKRTIKEKADIIGSASGDVIKELLEVLDDFERAIANNENISDPEALREGFKLIQHKLKHKLEAKGLEPMEAKGDVFDADKHEAITQIPVSDDMKGKVVDVIERGYNLKGHVLRYAKVVVGQ
- the lnt gene encoding apolipoprotein N-acyltransferase produces the protein MKLKIIHLLILSILSGLMLGVGFPFTGGVFPLMFIAFVPLLIINHQLNENKRKGRILIRFGLNYLTFLIFNAITVWWIYYASEEGMYMAVFANALLMAFVMGLFGFLSRQLEDNRGLFSFFVLWLGFEHVHYYWELSWPWLNIGHVFGTSPKLIQWYEYSGVAGGSMWILIVNIVVYIIIRNVFFKKESLKIQTPNILFLGLSIVIPIVSSLIIYYNYEEEENPVNIVIVQPNVEAHTEKFYTPVETQLAKMFSAAESAINDQTDIVVLPETAIPWSKNEENLEFHPHILAVKEFIKTHGDIPWIIGADTYKLFEGERGIACRDLGNGNCQENYNTALLVQSDMPLQIYHKSELVLGGEKLPFLDMFPFLAEYSVELGGTSGLLGIGEEPINFEAKGVDFAPLICYESVYGDLTSRFVRKGAGIICVITNDGWWRDTPGYKQHRMFSQIRAIENRRSVARSANTGISCFIDQRGEIISELGWNEYGTLSESINKNEEFTFFTKYESVIGRLSSFLSIAMVLFGLMTRLKKVEFVDKYFTRK
- a CDS encoding acyltransferase family protein; the encoded protein is MSTNKRLLYKDLDALRFFAFVPIYISCVLFAVDTKENTFISDIAGISGYIAQNSIDFFFFLSSFLITAQGLREYKYTKRFSVKYFFIRRLIRMLPLMGLLIIFGFIIHPWIHTTLKLTPINFPSIKYFLLMTPNYGGVEISEHFIYLGVLITLYMFMQFYLVWGLVLKFFSQQIKYIAYGLIGIGIAARLYHILLNEPYVFDTLSMGIPIGIGALIANTARKEPRLVDIIKQVEKSTLLIVYGIGIVSILVGYLFLANTYFSVIVPIITSFFFGFVVLEQTYCKHSYIKFRRNKLLSRLGKISYGLIVYSSICIVLCVISVLSLSVELNSLPIQLIIGAVSFLIAWLMADISYNYFERPILSIKSDFKRI
- a CDS encoding ABC-F family ATP-binding cassette domain-containing protein, yielding MVTIGALSYHLPQGYLYKDISLFIDRGDKIGLTGKNGVGKSTLLGIISKRIQPSAGTVAHEKGITLGYLTQDIEIPKDISVRAYIQKSNEEVAKLQDRLDFVNSELTTRTDYESDEYASLIEEVTELNDRLTVLDAFSLDEKIEQVLKGLGFKRDEIDNAIGSFSGGWQMRVELAKLLVNNPDVLLIDEPTNHLDIVSIQWLENYLKNFKGGLVLISHDRRFLDNVTNRTIEIANQRLYDYKCNYSKYLVLHAEEMERVMQAKKNQDREIKRTEQLIDKYRAKASKASFAQSLIKKLEKVDRIEIDNIERAAFNVKFTLSNPSGKRVLDIKKLSKTYGDKKIFSNLDVLLSRGEKIALLGPNGVGKSTLIKCITKSIDFDGEVEYGHNVSIGYFAQDSAETLDPEKTVFETIDAIAKGEKRKDIRSILGAFLFSGEDVDKYVKVLSGGERTRLAICKLLFADFNLLIMDEPTNHLDIQSKEILKDALKQYEGTLLLVSHDRDFLDGLSNMIWEIHPTSIKTHYFGVNEFLKRFDGEEIKNSNPAKEIVTEKSETKQDYQATKEEKAQLRKLESAIKSAEIEIEILEAEIALKTAELEAAGYSEDTSYRETANTLKELQEKLNEQMSIWENSADELEQLKSS
- the gldN gene encoding gliding motility protein GldN, producing the protein MRRLIFSALLATSCQLSLAQSNDINGPINTPAPGVLDGVYIQEHIPTKKPLVYESVSERDVMWSKRVWRAIDLRQKMNHTLYYPLDDIQPGDEMVGEWNWKKNSTRWSLWTVLLHFILKGDITMYSPYNPDWVDWKDGDQFKYPITAEQYGSSIKGNFYTDSVYRDFIKEGYFGYTDFFSPRVVVKCVLDPTIDSMNTRGEVVYYPREYFWYKSEDIVQYHIKEDWFFDKERSIVEPRIIGIAPCVYEKDPDGNIIGMKELFWVYYPQAKYKLQNFFVQNRHNDAQRMSFDDLFQKRMFQSYVIKESNIYDRFINEYNAGQEALLESERIEEKISNMEHNLWSF
- a CDS encoding GldM family protein encodes the protein MAGGKETPRQKMIGMMYLVLTALLALNVAKQIVAAFVTLNNKLDNSAEIIDIKAKDAYSQIGQKKAAVQALEGDLTEVLFWEQKAYEMRDQTAELIGFLLGECNDMIYTAEGEDWVENRDENGNITQLRPLDDIQSMDNYDIPTNMFVGGNPNEPNDRGLDLINRIHAYRNAVTSSMGTYKYGGKDYSFTAPENSSGLADAFKTANPVDTSKISQMYKTLTIPEKLYSHGEEELMPWVSVMFDHAPIVAAAAMFTSLKLDVKNAESMAAAYFVSKIDAPMFDFNKIEPMPIAQTAYINQGDSLGLRVMIAAYDTNDIAVIKYGIDGDTIPERWKETKGGLSLSGQSPGEHRVKGVIGVNERGDRTWRPWEFNYTVGQPMGVVAQPEMRVLYWGYDNVIEATGSGFPSENISVSTSGCRIERKNGKMLAKVERGTRRATIGVVGRNEDGTTTSLGSFEFKCVPLPGPELTIDGAINGSDIQYVQGKNFSQVRLAYDESITLTGVKFDITGGEIRVEGVGGAKKILPGGRISSDAGSILNQCRGKTISGEVSYRDPSGITKRESFSFKVKR